A DNA window from Streptomyces bacillaris contains the following coding sequences:
- a CDS encoding PhzF family phenazine biosynthesis protein, whose protein sequence is MNHYDVPRGIDVLRVFCGPDGRHGNALGVVRDGRSHPDEASRQRLARQLGFSETVFVDDPERGRVDIHTPGLRLPFAGHPLVGAAWLLDLEILELAVGDVFARQDGEFTWITARPEWAPPRTLQQYATAEEVEALPGPPPGEGWLYAWAWEDEAAGRVRARAFPRRGDGIVEDEATGAAAMLLSAHLGRALNITQGRGSQILTAPAPDGTVEVGGRVLMAARG, encoded by the coding sequence GTGAACCACTACGACGTACCCCGGGGCATCGACGTCCTGCGGGTTTTCTGCGGACCCGACGGACGCCACGGCAACGCCCTCGGTGTCGTACGCGACGGACGCAGCCACCCCGACGAGGCGTCCCGGCAGCGGTTGGCCCGGCAACTGGGCTTCAGCGAGACCGTGTTCGTCGACGACCCGGAGCGCGGCCGGGTGGACATCCACACCCCCGGGCTGCGGCTGCCGTTCGCCGGACACCCGCTCGTCGGCGCCGCCTGGCTGCTGGACCTGGAGATCCTGGAGCTGGCCGTGGGGGACGTCTTCGCCCGCCAGGACGGGGAGTTCACCTGGATCACCGCGCGCCCCGAGTGGGCCCCGCCGCGCACGCTCCAGCAGTACGCGACGGCGGAAGAGGTGGAGGCGCTGCCGGGGCCGCCGCCCGGGGAGGGCTGGCTCTACGCCTGGGCCTGGGAGGACGAGGCGGCGGGGCGGGTGCGGGCGCGGGCCTTTCCGAGGCGCGGGGATGGCATTGTCGAGGACGAGGCGACCGGCGCGGCGGCCATGCTGCTGAGCGCGCATCTCGGCCGGGCCCTGAACATCACACAAGGACGCGGCTCCCAGATCCTCACAGCTCCCGCGCCGGACGGCACGGTGGAGGTAGGGGGCCGCGTCCTGATGGCCGCCCGGGGCTGA
- a CDS encoding biliverdin-producing heme oxygenase, which produces MDATATVTPFSTLIRTASHEQHTEAETSTFMGDLLGGRLGVDAYTRYTEQLWFVYRALEEGAEALRNDPVAGPFIQSELMRSTELERDLAHLRGENWREGLEPLPATAAYAARVTECARTWPAGYIAHHYTRYLGDLSGGQIIRDKAEKTWGFERKGDGVRFYVFEEIGNPAAFKRNYRELLDAVNADDLEKQRIIEECKRAFALNTAVFRELGEVFPLSA; this is translated from the coding sequence TTGGACGCAACCGCCACCGTCACTCCCTTCTCGACGCTCATCCGCACCGCGTCGCACGAGCAGCACACCGAGGCCGAGACCTCGACCTTCATGGGTGACCTGCTCGGCGGGCGGCTGGGCGTCGACGCGTACACGCGCTACACCGAGCAGCTGTGGTTCGTCTACCGGGCACTGGAGGAGGGCGCGGAGGCCCTGCGGAACGACCCGGTCGCGGGCCCCTTCATACAGTCCGAGCTGATGCGCTCCACCGAGCTGGAGCGCGACCTCGCCCACCTGCGCGGGGAGAACTGGCGCGAGGGCCTGGAGCCGCTGCCCGCCACCGCCGCGTACGCCGCCCGGGTCACCGAGTGCGCCCGCACCTGGCCCGCCGGGTACATCGCGCACCACTACACCCGCTACCTCGGCGACCTCTCGGGCGGCCAGATCATCCGCGACAAGGCGGAGAAGACCTGGGGCTTCGAGCGCAAGGGCGACGGCGTGCGGTTCTACGTCTTCGAGGAGATCGGCAACCCCGCCGCCTTCAAGCGGAACTACCGCGAGCTGCTGGACGCGGTGAACGCGGACGACCTGGAGAAGCAGCGGATCATCGAGGAGTGCAAGCGCGCGTTCGCGCTGAACACCGCGGTCTTCCGGGAGCTGGGCGAGGTGTTCCCGCTCAGCGCGTAG